Below is a genomic region from Candidatus Krumholzibacteriota bacterium.
CCCGCGGTTTCCCTATAGTGTTCCACCGTACGTTCGAAGCCGATGGGGACGAGGTGTATCCGCGATGAAATTCACCAGCATGTTCAGATACGGGCTGCGCGCCCTCTCCGTGATCGCGGCGCGGCACGGCCAGGGGCCCGTGTCGGCGAGACGCATCGCCGAACTCGAGGATCTCTCCCCGGCGTTCCTCGAGCAACTCCTCGCGCGGCTCCGCCGCGGTGGGGTCGTCGTGGGCGTGCGGGGACCCGGCGGCGGCTTCCGTCTCGCCCGATCCCCGGATCAGATCGGTGTCGACCAGATCGCCCGGGCGCTCGAGGGGCCG
It encodes:
- a CDS encoding Rrf2 family transcriptional regulator gives rise to the protein MKFTSMFRYGLRALSVIAARHGQGPVSARRIAELEDLSPAFLEQLLARLRRGGVVVGVRGPGGGFRLARSPDQIGVDQIARALEGPLCVAKCVCPEGSESEECDRIDRCAAQPLLRKLGDDITGVLGSYTLADVACDMNDPGAGPERGKAGR